Proteins from a genomic interval of Trueperaceae bacterium:
- a CDS encoding TldD/PmbA family protein, whose product MLSHDSYAALIGRGKRAGADHVEVYAERWRRRLLRTIDDAVEEATSNIQYGAGIRLFFGTDVVYGYTNDLGEGALVELLDSLVSVRATGAEGAAVPDAAGRGGLDLRTAAGGPDIHSPRLTFDARDKAWRLERLRELAAGARIAPEVKQVEARLLEWEQDVTVANSDGVVADDRRVRTRLVAQVIASDGVDTQSGHAGPGLSMGLELLELHPPAEAGRRAAEMALLNLRARKAPAGSMPVVIGDAFGGVIFHEALGHLLETTAVARNASALAGKLGEKVASDVVTYVDDGTTPHGWGSSRFDDEGAPTERTVLIRDGVLESYMVDRWGSLMTGYRATGSGRRQDYTFAPTSRMRNTFVLPGTTPKEELFSGIEYGLYAKTMGGGQVRPGSGEYNFAVNEGYLIRNGQLAEPVRGAMLVGKGPESIKRIVAVSDDLSTAPGMCGSMSGSLPVEVGQPHLLVSEIIVGGEA is encoded by the coding sequence ATGCTCAGCCACGACAGCTACGCCGCCCTGATCGGCCGCGGCAAGCGCGCCGGCGCGGACCACGTGGAGGTGTACGCCGAACGTTGGCGCCGCCGCCTCCTGCGCACCATCGACGACGCGGTGGAGGAGGCGACCAGCAACATCCAGTACGGCGCCGGCATCCGCCTCTTCTTCGGCACGGACGTCGTCTACGGCTACACCAACGACCTGGGCGAGGGCGCGCTCGTCGAGCTGCTCGACAGCCTGGTCTCGGTGCGCGCGACCGGGGCCGAGGGCGCCGCCGTGCCCGACGCCGCCGGTCGCGGCGGCCTCGACCTGCGCACGGCCGCGGGTGGCCCAGACATCCACTCGCCCCGCCTCACGTTCGACGCGCGCGACAAGGCGTGGCGGCTCGAGCGTCTCAGGGAGCTCGCCGCGGGAGCGCGCATCGCGCCGGAGGTCAAGCAGGTCGAGGCCCGGCTGCTCGAGTGGGAGCAGGACGTCACCGTCGCCAACTCCGACGGCGTGGTGGCCGACGACCGGCGCGTGCGCACGCGCCTCGTCGCTCAGGTCATCGCCAGCGACGGCGTGGACACCCAGTCCGGTCACGCCGGGCCGGGCCTGTCGATGGGCCTCGAGCTGCTCGAGCTTCACCCCCCCGCCGAGGCCGGCCGGCGCGCCGCCGAGATGGCGCTACTGAACCTGCGGGCCCGCAAGGCGCCCGCCGGCAGCATGCCGGTCGTGATAGGCGACGCGTTCGGCGGCGTCATCTTCCACGAGGCCCTCGGGCACCTTCTCGAGACCACGGCGGTGGCCCGCAACGCTTCCGCCCTGGCCGGCAAGCTGGGCGAGAAGGTGGCCTCCGACGTCGTGACCTACGTGGACGACGGCACGACGCCCCACGGCTGGGGGTCGTCGCGCTTCGACGACGAGGGCGCCCCGACGGAACGGACGGTGCTGATCAGGGACGGCGTGCTGGAGAGTTACATGGTGGATCGCTGGGGCTCGCTGATGACCGGCTACCGCGCCACCGGCTCCGGCCGCAGGCAGGATTACACGTTCGCGCCCACGTCCCGCATGCGCAACACCTTCGTGCTCCCTGGAACCACGCCGAAGGAGGAGCTCTTCTCAGGCATCGAGTACGGCCTCTACGCCAAGACCATGGGCGGCGGCCAGGTCAGGCCGGGCTCCGGCGAGTACAACTTCGCCGTGAACGAGGGGTACCTCATCCGGAACGGCCAGCTGGCCGAGCCGGTGCGCGGCGCCATGCTCGTCGGCAAAGGACCCGAGTCGATCAAGCGCATCGTGGCCGTGTCCGACGACCTCTCCACCGCGCCGGGCATGTGCGGCTCGATGTCGGGCTCGCTGCCCGTGGAGGTCGGCCAGCCGCACCTGCTCGTCAGCGAGATCATCGTGGGCGGGGAGGC